The Panthera leo isolate Ple1 chromosome A3, P.leo_Ple1_pat1.1, whole genome shotgun sequence genome contains the following window.
AGACTGTGCACTGCTGGGACCTGAACCACACCAGAACTCCTGAGATTATCTGCCTGTGGGTCAACTGGCCCATCAACAGTGACTTCCACGTTCGGACTGGTTTTCTGTGGCGGGATTGCCTCTCCGGGAGAAGGTTCATTTTTGTCACTACTTTTTAAACTACcactttttttctggttctctgCATTTTCTGTTGCTAGCTCTGATGTAGATGATGAACCATGCTCCCTAGGGTCATACAAACTAATGCCACTAAGAACTGAACTTGGAGTTCCCAGTGGAAGGCCAGCTGAAGAGGAGAGTTTAGGGGCATATGGAGGCAAGGCCCCGGGACTAGAATTGCTAGTTATTGCCCCTGAGGGCTGTGATGAACCAGGGTTTGATCTGGTTAAGTGAGGGGCACTCTTTAATGTATGTGAATCCTTTGTAACTGCCTGATGAGACTCTGTACCATGCTGTCTATGAAGTCTAGGATCAAAATTTTTTTGTAGCCTAGGATCTCCTAACTTACTTCCTGAACTATGTAAGTCCCCAAATTGTTCTAGGTAGCCTTCTCTGTTTGTTGTGTTAATTTTGGCTTTGGCTGCTAATTTTGAATCAATGGGCACGGTGTTTTGATGAAGATCGCTTTTTGTATTCCATAACCTATTGAGCCTCTGGTCAGCTATAAGAGGGGGTAGAGGTAAATTGATTGAAGATACTGGGTCAGGTTTAGGTAAGGGGACTGGAAGTAAGTCTTCGGGAGCCCACACGATGTGTTTTGCAAAGTTGGGTTTGGTTAGGATAATATCCATTTTAATGTGACTGAACTGTCTCAGTTGTGACCTTGGATCCTGGAGGATTATACCAGGGGAAGAATCCAAAGGTATTAAGAAAGCTTTTTCTCTCAATTCTCTTTCTgtatcttcatcatcatcatctcctcTTTTGTGTTTGACAGAGCCAGCGTTTGCATGGTGTGAATCAAACTTTGTTCCACCAACGGAAGATCCTGTGTGACTACTTCCATTCCCTCTTAATTTTCTGGGATCCCATGCAAGTCTAAGATCCAGCGGGGCAGACTCAGAAGCTTTTCTCATGTCTTGCCTTGGGATAGTACGAAGTCTAGGGTCAACAACTTGgtttcctttacttttctctttagCAAGTCTTGGATCAGTAGGAGTGCTGAGCTCTGTGGAAGGTTGTTGCTGATTCCTTaaagtttctgtttgtttctgtaaTGTTTTCAGTATTGACTTGACactgcttccttcttcctcttcactACTGGAATACCAGTTAACAGTATCATCTAAATGTAGACAAAAACTTATTGTAAAGAATGAAACATTCATATTTGGCCTTAATtgagataatttaaaaaacacatgctATTTCTGAAATAAGTGTAGTCTGACTTCAAGAAAATGCATCATAGAAATGCCAGAGTTTCAACACTGGAACAAAATTAGATGTGGGATGACAATGATCAATTTAGTCGTTATACTCCATAAAGAAAGAAGTGTGATACTAGAATATGTGTAATGTCCTTCCAGCCAGGAGAAAGTCAGAACCTTTCATTCCGACTGGCCAAAGTGTGTGTGGTATGACAGAGTTGGGTAAGAAGAGAAATACTCTTGGAAAAGAACACCAAATGTTTTGGATGTCTTTAATTCAAGTAATACTCAGGTTTCATAGCTCTGGATTTATCAAGATAACAAGggagaaatactttttaaaaatctggaaagaaaacaaaaacactaatagTACTGGTTAAGGAAGCAATGGGAACTGACCAAATGAGGGATGACGTAGAGATTTTTCATTTATAgcttattatatttttagatgttgacatatgtgaatatattagctatttaaacatttaaaattaaaagtaacaaaactaACATCCTGAAATCTATACACTTTATGGGAACACTTCAGACCTTACTCCTAGTCTATGTAACCTTAGTGTGTTAGATACACTGTTAAGAAGCTTAACTATCAGAGGTATTCTCTCTAGTAGTACAGAAGGGATTATAAACTGATGCTGCAGAAGGGGAGTCTCCTTCCTTTCCATTAAAACAACATACATTAACTCTGAATTGgttacacacatacactcatacacacacactcatacatacatatacatactagAATATCTTGGATGAATAGAATATtgtaaatattctcattttacctcatttcatttcattaatgtGTTCCTATTACATGGAACTTCAGTGTTACACATTTAGTTTGAACAGAGCTTGCAAAACAAGTACTGAAATTTAGGCTGAAAAGTGTGGTTTAAAATTGTACAGACTGGGGCatgcgggtggctcagtcggttgagtgaccaactcttgatttcggctcaggacatgatctcacagttggtgaactcgaaccccgctcaggctctgcactgacagcacagaacctgcttggaattctctctctctctctctctctctctctctctctctctccttcctctctctctctgcccctcccctgctctctctctttccctttcaaaataaataaacataagaaaagtcttaaagtaaatttcaaaaattgtatAGATTATATCACaatggaaaaaagtttttttttttaaagattttatttttaagtaatccccctgcccaatatggggctcaaacttaacaaccccaagatcaagagtcgcatgctccaccgactcagccagccaggtgtcccaacacAACTGAAAAAAGTTTTACTCATATCTCAGTGTCTGAAGAAAACTacttttaggggcatctgggtggctgagtcagttaagcttcctgctctggattttggctcaggtcatgatctcatggtcatgagattgagccccatgttgggccctgaactgatggtggagcctgcttaagattctctccctccctctcccttgggcccttccctgcttgcgctctcttctcaatagaaaaaaaaagtaagctagctttcaaaacaacaacaacaacaacaacaacaacaacaacaacaacaacaggctACTTCTACACACtagatctcttttcttcttctcagtgATCTCAGGAAGCCTAAAGCTTTTACCTATtgccattattttaaatacttctgtATAGGAATTTCACTCCTCACAGAATTTGTTACTTGATCCAAATAGGTAAGATGATCCAAATCTGATCCATATAaggaaaatgctattttattttgactttcatATCTATAAGCAATCTTAAATCCTATTTGGAATGAGAATGAGTATATGACAGAAGGAAAGCAAACCAGTAGAGATAGCCCAATGGAAAGGAGATATTAGATAGGAAATGACAGTTATCAGCTTTTTATCAAAGGACAGATAAACTTATAAGggcattaaaatttataaaaatgaacacaaacacaaaaaacctaGCTGTTCAAGATTTTTTCTGGACACAGAGAAAAAACTCTCATAAAACATCaccaattatataatattatagtacaaaattttatatctagaaaatttgtaattttcttatttatgaaaatacaaatgtttgtaaaactttatagaaaataatgaaaattgttttttcttaaaattaagttttagcACTTAAAGGAGCAAACATAAATTGTACAGGAAATTAACTTATTAGGAATTCCTCGTTTCCCCatgatgttaaataaatgaaaagttaatgCTACCTTCTTTGAAAAGGCAACAAACAATGTTTATATAATAGCTTGTAGCTACCTAATGTTATCTAGTTCTACAcagttatttataaattttatatttaagagtggGCAAatgggcaccaggctggctcagttggtggagagtGTGACTCCTGGTCTGagtcgtgtgtttgagccccacagtgggtgtgcagttaagaaaaatacacacacacacacacacacacacacacacacacacacacacacacaaaatagagtGGGTAAACACATCAATTTTGTAATTCATAAAAATTTGATGCTTTAAGCTTTCTCTCAATTAACTAACTGCTATACACTTATCAATATCAAAACCACTAGGGTAAACTTGGTGTCTCcacataatctttaaaaaaaatttttttaaaataatgtttttatttattttttgagacagagagagacagagcatagcaggggaggggcagagagagagagagagagagagagagacacagaatctgaagcaggctccaggctctgagctgtcagcacagagcctgacgtggggctcaaactcatggactgtgagatgagccgaagttggacgtttaaccgactgagccacccaggcgcccctccacataatcttttatattaaaaagaatactcCTTCATAATATAGTAGAACCTGAAATACACAGCCTGTGCCCATAAAAACTTCTCTAATAACTGAGTCATTTTAAACTTGGGCTAGAAGTCAAACTTCCTGAACTGGAAGATGTCCtgtttctgttctatttctttcttccaaacACAGGACTTATTAGCAAGTCTGCTCAGCCAGGCCTCATACTATAGCTTCAGATCAAACTTTTTGCAATTAATTACTAAAGCATGTATGGCCCTGGAAACCACAATCAATTCCAAGCAGATAGGAGCTACGAGGTAAATTGGAAATAGAATAGATAGTTTAGAGGAACTCCTTTTCCAAGTTTTAACCTATTCAAGACCGTTTCAGGAACCAAGTAATCCAAAGTAAGATGCTATCACAGCACCTGACACACCTTCTTCCTTGCTTGGTGCCCTCTGAGGTTGGGTGCTGCTTGGTTCATCTTCTTCTTGGTATTTCTGAGTAAGTCTCACAAAAAGAGCTCTCTGCACTGCAGGAAGGAGACCTGGTGCAGGCAGGGGGCCGTGGCCCGTCGTGTTGCTGCTGCCGTCAGATCCGCCACCCCGGTTTGGGGAATCTTGAACAACCGGAGGCTGATGCTGGGCAAATTCAACATGCCACATGCCATCTATACACATAACACAGAAAGACACAGATGCGAATTTAGCACAGAACTCCTCTAGAGGGCACCAcggttatattatatatattatattatagttaTAACAAATTGAAGCTCTAATACTAACTACATTTGATTACCAAATTATTATgtgattgtaaatattttttaaaactatctaaAGTTCTGGTGTAACCAATGTTtggttaaatttaaaacatattttatggttttgggggcacctgggtagctcagttggttaagtggccaacctgatttcggctcaggccatgatcttgtggttcatgagatcaagcccagtgtggggctctgtgctgacagggcagagcctgcttgggattctctctctccctctctctctgtccaactTCATTTGTGctctcatgcatgctctctctctctcaaaataaacttaaaaaaaaaaacatgtttatggtttcaatttcattacattttacttagctttatttaaaacatacattcttatgtttttaatgaaaGACAGATAACtccaaagattttaaattaaaaatgagttatttcaaaaggaaaacttACCACCAGAGTTATTGGGTGGCTGGAAATTATGTACAACATGCTGTGAATAGTAATTATCATAAAACTCGGCTGGGTTTTGTACGGACTCGTAACTGGTGTTGAGCTGCATTTCACCAGTACTTTGCAGGTATGACGAACTTGGAGAACAGTGATTCTCTCTAGGTACTTTCATCATGTGTTCTGGAAAGCCTGGGCAATGGTAAGCACCACTCATACTTGGTGGTGTCAAAGGTGGATCTGGTTGAACAAGTACTCCAGCTTGACTGTGAGGACCTAAAATTCCAGGTGGACCAGGTGGCAAAGGTGGGCTGTGCGGCACGGCTGCACACGGATGATGTCCGGGGGAGCCTGGGTGCATCACAGGACTATTATGTCCCTGAGACATATTGGGTCCAGGACCTGGACTTGATCCAGAACTATAGATATGTTGAGGATGTGGACTGCCTTCCTGAAACTGTGGTCCTGGTGGTGAGGCACTATTATAAAATGCTGGTGGCCTGTAGACAGAAGGAATATTTCTTAGCTCAAAGAAAGAGGCAAGTAagaatgttacatttttaagtaaGTATTGGTTGAATGTGCTTTTCTATATCAGAACGTGTTTTTAAGAAGCAGTTTATTCCATATTATCTCCAAGTGAAAACACCAATACATGcatcttgctttcattttcagCTCACAGTCTTAACTGCCACTCACTATCACCTGTTCTAAAACTTACTcagagatattttgaaaaatacagaaaagtacaaaactAAGTAAGAATCACCTCTAATCCCACCACCCAaagataaatttttctttattagttcTCTCCTAGTCTAGGCATACACAGAACTTTTTTAatacataatgaaattaaaattatactataTAAACATAcaacttttcaatttctttcttttttttttttagaatattcatgcgttttaatagttttttttcctagttgtaaaaaaaatattagaaagttcCAGAAAATGTCAAGAAGAAGTCTAAATGTCAAGAAGACTAAACATATTTACCAGTGACCCATCCAACTACAAGGCAAACATGACATGTTTATTTTGGCATATACAAagtgttttaatatgtttttaacaaAGGTAAGGTCAcatttgtgtacatgtgtacGTACATGAGAAAATGTCCTCATTTCACTTAAGGTTAAATTATTAAACCCTTccagtaaaatttaaaatctctttgcAAACATTATTTTTGGTGTCTACATAGACAACCATGTCATCTTTGCATAggaattgttttcttctgttccaacctgtatgctttttttttttccttttcctaaatccTTGTGCTGGCTAGAACTTGCAGCACTGAACTAAGTCTTAGGGGGGACAACTTTTCAATTTCTGATTGATTACTGGTGGCATATAAAAAGACCTTTAGGTTTTGACTATTGTTCTTCTTTCTGGATATCTTACTAATTTAACTACTATTTCTAATAGTTTTGGCAGTTGGTTCCTTCAGGATTACTGAGGAAAACTGCCCAAATAATGGCCTGTCTCTCCAGgccattttatatctttatatctcttatatctttctctttttgcattgACGAGGATCTGATCTACAGTATTAGCCAACAGTGCACATACCTGTCTTCTTCTTGAccttaatagaaataattttaatggttCACATTAACTATGATGTTTCTTATAGAGTTCTTGTTCCTCATTTGCTGACATCTCACTGTTAGGGATCCCTGAGTATTCAGGGTTAAAAGAACAATCAACAATAGGACTTAAGGCCCACCCAGGTGCACAGGCCCTGCGGTGTGGGTAGCAAGGCTGGAATGGTGGTGTTAGAAAATGCAGATCTGGATCCAGCTTATCCAAAGATGTTCCTCTACTAGCCCAAGGAAATATTTCTCTAAAAGAACTAAATATTCTTAAGCCATGCTAATGCCACTATCTGAAGGTGTTATCAGTATCCATGCAGCCTCCTAACAAATTGGGAGAAATATCAATTCATCCACCTGGCAGTGCCCTTCCGGATGGATTACTGTGTGGAGAGGTTTCTGAAGCTGTGTTAAGGATTCCAAAGAGAAAAGCGTGGATGGCATGCAGTGGAGGGTGGGGACAAAGAGAAAGTAGGAAGTAGCAACTGGGGTGAATGCCAGGTATCTGCTATCTCTACTTAAGTTTAATTATATGATTACCGTGGAATACAAGTTAGTTTCTTAATAAGAATTTTTAGGAGCAAAAATGatatcactaaaaaaaattttaacttacttCTTCCCAATCTTATGT
Protein-coding sequences here:
- the ZC3H6 gene encoding zinc finger CCCH domain-containing protein 6 isoform X2 — encoded protein: MTDSEHAGHDREDGELEDGEIDDAGFEETQEQEAKEDEKQKNEKAYRKSRKKHKKEREKKKSKRRKREKHKHNSPSSDDSSDYSLDSDVEHTESSHKKRAGFYRDYDIPFSQHGHLSGSYMTSKKSQHNKKFRSKEYDEYSTYSDDNFGTYSQETEEDFASQLKQYRQAKETSTTALGSFSKEPGKKQRMKVQQGIEQRVKSFNVGRGRGLPKKIKRKDRGGRTNKGPNIFSGMDDFQEYNKPAKKWKVMTQEFINQHTVEHKGKQICKYFLEGRCIKGDQCKFDHDAELEKRKEICKFYLQGYCTKGENCIYMHNEFPCKFYHSGAKCYQGDNCKFSHDDLTKETKKLLDKVLNTEEEATNEDERELEELRKRGITPLPKPPPGVGLLPTPPEHFPFSDPEDDFQTDLSDDFKKIPSLFEIVVKPTVDLAHKIGKKPPAFYNSASPPGPQFQEGSPHPQHIYSSGSSPGPGPNMSQGHNSPVMHPGSPGHHPCAAVPHSPPLPPGPPGILGPHSQAGVLVQPDPPLTPPSMSGAYHCPGFPEHMMKVPRENHCSPSSSYLQSTGEMQLNTSYESVQNPAEFYDNYYSQHVVHNFQPPNNSGDGMWHVEFAQHQPPVVQDSPNRGGGSDGSSNTTGHGPLPAPGLLPAVQRALFVRLTQKYQEEDEPSSTQPQRAPSKEEDDTVNWYSSSEEEEGSSVKSILKTLQKQTETLRNQQQPSTELSTPTDPRLAKEKSKGNQVVDPRLRTIPRQDMRKASESAPLDLRLAWDPRKLRGNGSSHTGSSVGGTKFDSHHANAGSVKHKRGDDDDEDTERELREKAFLIPLDSSPGIILQDPRSQLRQFSHIKMDIILTKPNFAKHIVWAPEDLLPVPLPKPDPVSSINLPLPPLIADQRLNRLWNTKSDLHQNTVPIDSKLAAKAKINTTNREGYLEQFGDLHSSGSKLGDPRLQKNFDPRLHRQHGTESHQAVTKDSHTLKSAPHLTRSNPGSSQPSGAITSNSSPGALPPYAPKLSSSAGLPLGTPSSVLSGISLYDPREHGSSSTSELATENAENQKKSGSLKSSDKNEPSPGEAIPPQKTSPNVEVTVDGPVDPQADNLRSSGVVQVPAVHSLPIQALTGLIRPQYSDPRQSRQPGQMSPTPENDPGKEPDDKSLKEVFKTFDPTASPFC
- the ZC3H6 gene encoding zinc finger CCCH domain-containing protein 6 isoform X3 yields the protein MDDFQEYNKPAKKWKVMTQEFINQHTVEHKGKQICKYFLEGRCIKGDQCKFDHDAELEKRKEICKFYLQGYCTKGENCIYMHNEFPCKFYHSGAKCYQGDNCKFSHDDLTKETKKLLDKVLNTEEEATNEDERELEELRKRGITPLPKPPPGVGLLPTPPEHFPFSDPEDDFQTDLSDDFKKIPSLFEIVVKPTVDLAHKIGKKPPAFYNSASPPGPQFQEGSPHPQHIYSSGSSPGPGPNMSQGHNSPVMHPGSPGHHPCAAVPHSPPLPPGPPGILGPHSQAGVLVQPDPPLTPPSMSGAYHCPGFPEHMMKVPRENHCSPSSSYLQSTGEMQLNTSYESVQNPAEFYDNYYSQHVVHNFQPPNNSGDGMWHVEFAQHQPPVVQDSPNRGGGSDGSSNTTGHGPLPAPGLLPAVQRALFVRLTQKYQEEDEPSSTQPQRAPSKEEGVSDDTVNWYSSSEEEEGSSVKSILKTLQKQTETLRNQQQPSTELSTPTDPRLAKEKSKGNQVVDPRLRTIPRQDMRKASESAPLDLRLAWDPRKLRGNGSSHTGSSVGGTKFDSHHANAGSVKHKRGDDDDEDTERELREKAFLIPLDSSPGIILQDPRSQLRQFSHIKMDIILTKPNFAKHIVWAPEDLLPVPLPKPDPVSSINLPLPPLIADQRLNRLWNTKSDLHQNTVPIDSKLAAKAKINTTNREGYLEQFGDLHSSGSKLGDPRLQKNFDPRLHRQHGTESHQAVTKDSHTLKSAPHLTRSNPGSSQPSGAITSNSSPGALPPYAPKLSSSAGLPLGTPSSVLSGISLYDPREHGSSSTSELATENAENQKKSGSLKSSDKNEPSPGEAIPPQKTSPNVEVTVDGPVDPQADNLRSSGVVQVPAVHSLPIQALTGLIRPQYSDPRQSRQPGQMSPTPENDPGKEPDDKSLKEVFKTFDPTASPFC
- the ZC3H6 gene encoding zinc finger CCCH domain-containing protein 6 isoform X1, with amino-acid sequence MTDSEHAGHDREDGELEDGEIDDAGFEETQEQEAKEDEKQKNEKAYRKSRKKHKKEREKKKSKRRKREKHKHNSPSSDDSSDYSLDSDVEHTESSHKKRAGFYRDYDIPFSQHGHLSGSYMTSKKSQHNKKFRSKEYDEYSTYSDDNFGTYSQETEEDFASQLKQYRQAKETSTTALGSFSKEPGKKQRMKVQQGIEQRVKSFNVGRGRGLPKKIKRKDRGGRTNKGPNIFSGMDDFQEYNKPAKKWKVMTQEFINQHTVEHKGKQICKYFLEGRCIKGDQCKFDHDAELEKRKEICKFYLQGYCTKGENCIYMHNEFPCKFYHSGAKCYQGDNCKFSHDDLTKETKKLLDKVLNTEEEATNEDERELEELRKRGITPLPKPPPGVGLLPTPPEHFPFSDPEDDFQTDLSDDFKKIPSLFEIVVKPTVDLAHKIGKKPPAFYNSASPPGPQFQEGSPHPQHIYSSGSSPGPGPNMSQGHNSPVMHPGSPGHHPCAAVPHSPPLPPGPPGILGPHSQAGVLVQPDPPLTPPSMSGAYHCPGFPEHMMKVPRENHCSPSSSYLQSTGEMQLNTSYESVQNPAEFYDNYYSQHVVHNFQPPNNSGDGMWHVEFAQHQPPVVQDSPNRGGGSDGSSNTTGHGPLPAPGLLPAVQRALFVRLTQKYQEEDEPSSTQPQRAPSKEEGVSDDTVNWYSSSEEEEGSSVKSILKTLQKQTETLRNQQQPSTELSTPTDPRLAKEKSKGNQVVDPRLRTIPRQDMRKASESAPLDLRLAWDPRKLRGNGSSHTGSSVGGTKFDSHHANAGSVKHKRGDDDDEDTERELREKAFLIPLDSSPGIILQDPRSQLRQFSHIKMDIILTKPNFAKHIVWAPEDLLPVPLPKPDPVSSINLPLPPLIADQRLNRLWNTKSDLHQNTVPIDSKLAAKAKINTTNREGYLEQFGDLHSSGSKLGDPRLQKNFDPRLHRQHGTESHQAVTKDSHTLKSAPHLTRSNPGSSQPSGAITSNSSPGALPPYAPKLSSSAGLPLGTPSSVLSGISLYDPREHGSSSTSELATENAENQKKSGSLKSSDKNEPSPGEAIPPQKTSPNVEVTVDGPVDPQADNLRSSGVVQVPAVHSLPIQALTGLIRPQYSDPRQSRQPGQMSPTPENDPGKEPDDKSLKEVFKTFDPTASPFC